The Tripterygium wilfordii isolate XIE 37 chromosome 5, ASM1340144v1, whole genome shotgun sequence DNA segment GTAAAGCAAGGTGGCCTACCATGGATGACTCTGGGGTTAGATATAAGGTTCGACCTGTCCTGAGAGATTATATCTCTTCATTTGAAATAGTTCTCAGAAAAACGACAGCCCAAATTGAGAGCTTGTGGTTATCGAAAAAGCAATGTGCTGACTACCAGAAATCAGATGCAAGATCTTTTGTTATTAGGTCCAGCGATGCCTGCTTAGGGGGATAAGTAGTATATAACTTTCACATCATTTGGGAAAGGGAAAGTTTAGATTCATTGAATGATAGCTATAGCTAAAGGAGAGGGGTCAAGATGGTCAGACCTTCACAAAAAAGTGGGGGAAATAGGACCAAATGCAACACACGTGCATTGCTAGCGTGTACGAGTAACTGGTGGCAAGATGACAATGCAGATGTTTACATCATAGTAAAGGCTATATAAAGGGACAAGGTTCAAGTTGAACGCATGACAAAGACAAGACTGCTTATCTGCATCAGGGGAACTCACTAAATAGGTAAACCACCAGCTATCTATACAATAGCTAACAGATACGGTACCAGAAACTAGTAAACTAAATAAACAAGCTACCCTTCACTAAACACCATGGGTGCATGTAGATCTGGTTTAGATAACCGAGTGTTAGAaatgtagaccaagttaagatgaAAGAGGGGTTGCAAAAAAGGTTCAAGCAGCTGCGGCATTGTAGGAACACATGGGACTTTGAGCTACATTGCAAGTTCTCCCGAGAATTGCAGCTTCTACACTGCAGCTTTCATCATATCATGGTCAGATGATATACATAAAAAAAGAGGTCTACGAGTGTTCAACTTACCAAGTATTCTTGAGTAAGACACAGCTTAGGGAAGCAAAGGCCTCAATCAATTTATAAGAATGTGACAGCTTGAGACAAATATTGGGTTCTAAACAGGAATAGGAAAACAACTATGGAATATGGAGTCAACAATTCAAGATCTGATCCATACCCAAGTGGCATTGTATCATTAAAGCATCACATACCCACTTCAAAGCTTTCTATGATCCCCTTGCCGGGAAAACTCAGCGAATTTGTCATGGACCAACTCATCAAATTGTAAATTTCTACGATAAGATTTCACCTATTAAGTGGAGGGCTCTTAGTATCCATATAATAGGTAAGACAACAGCCCATAAATCACGACGAAGATGGTTCAAAAGGCGAGAATTAAATCGAATCACATTATGAATAAGCTGTCATCAATCAATATTCATCAACTAGAGACTAATAACAACAATTCCAAGAAACTCAGCCAAAAACAATTTGAACAAAGAAATAGcagaaatatatgtatatgtatatgtattaccTGGAAAATTGGGTGCAAAGATGAGCAATTCAGTTTTCATACACAACTTGGACAAGAAAGGGTTCTCTCCGGAAGCAGCATTTGTACAGAAAAGGAAGTAAATCGTTGATGATCGaattaaaaacatacatacatagatcAGGCAGCAAAAAGAGATGGGTTGGCAGATGCAGTACCCACTTGGACCTCTAGCAGCTCTAGGCGGCGCTCCAATGTATCAAGTTTCTCATTCAAAGATGCCAACTTGCTCTTTGTTGTAGCATCTGAAACAACCCAGAATATAGCAAGTCATCAATATGAAGAAAAGAGGAAGACCCAAGTGGACACTCATAAAAGATTACCATAATCAAACAAACCAAATATCTAAAGATTAGTGAGAAAAAGTACCAAATTGGACGAGGAACTCAAAGAGGCGGCGGACGTTGAGGGAGATATGGGAGATAAACTCGCGATTCTCCCAATCGGCTTGGACAGCAATACCCACATTCACGGCGTTAGTTATCCCTCCTGCTCTTGCCATTCTTTTCCCTTTCTCGGAGAATAAGAGATTGACAGAGAAGTGCCTTTATTGCTAGAAatgaacaaaacccaaaaaagcaATGACAGAGAAATGCTAGTTGCTATTGTGGTTGTGGTTGCCTGGTTGGTGCGCGGGTTGACTTGTACGCTCTCCACTTCAACCCGATATTAGTACTCCCTTTGAAGGCAATTCAGCTGCTATTGGTTGAAGAGCCCACACCATGGCTTaattacaaatataatatatatatatatatatatctatatatatttttttattaagatcaTTGGTAATTGAGATTCATGGCATGAACTCTGTTCGTAACTTTGACCATGCTTATAAACTCTTTGTGATTATCTACCAGAATTGCGTTCATTTTGATGTTAGAGGGGACGGTGctcaaacacaaataaacatgGAGCAATTATACATATCAAGATTTCACAAAAAGATGGAGTCTTGTGTATCAATTATTTAAGAGCTAGTTAATCCATACAAGtactaataaaaacaaaagaaagttgAGCAAGTTCGATGAGGATAAAATCCTTGAAACCCAAGTTACTTGACAATGTCACCAAGTGTTTGAAGATAATGGGAAGATACAAACAACCTTAACCACGGGACAATACCTCGGTTGGTTATATTTTGAATTTAGGATAGATGCATGCTGCTAAGGTTGAGAATTCAAATCAGTTAGAAGTATTTTCTTAGAGTTATCTTGTCTCGTCAACTTTCTACTCACTTTCGAGATGGAGTTAGGAGCCACATTTTCTTCTGCATAAACTTCAACCCAATCTTACCTGTCGCTATTCTGACGTCCCGAGATTTATGTCCACTAAACTGTCTAAAGGTCATGTTGAGTTAAATGGTTCCACAGTTACCAAAAAAGAGTTAGTAAAAACACCCCGTATAGTTTACCTAGAAATTGGTCGGGATCAAAGGCGCAGGTCACCCCATTTCAAAGTAAAGAAGGCCAATACTCTTATTTCTAAGGCTACTTTCACCCAGAAAAGCCATCTGAGTTGACTCTATAAACATGCAGAGCAAACTGAATACTCATTTGGTCGTATTATGCAAAACACAGTACCATTCATCTGTAGCAATTTATCATTTATCATCAGGCATGAATTCTATTGTCTTTGAGTGCCCTGCAAAGCACAAGAAAACCCAATCTGTCTGAGTGGCTCCATCAATTGCCAAAAACCATACCTATCACCATCTAATCTGTATAACTTTACTATTTCAATTGACTTCAGCCACCAAAGGAAGGGTATATCATATAACTTCAAAATCCAGTTGGAATAAAAAAGAAGCCTAAGTTGTTCTTCCCAAACCATGCTGGTGCATAACAATTCAGCATTTTATAATTCATGCTGTGCTGGTCAGTGGTAATAGGCCATTATGTCGGAGCAAAGGCTCCGGTGAAGGTTCACGCCCTCTGAATGCCACAAAAACCTGGAGATCCAACATCATAacattttctctcaattttccaTCAATAAATGGTGAGAAATAAGAGAAGTAAAACCAATTATATGCAAGACACAAGAATTGTGGGTAGTATTGGCTGACCTCCAATGGATCTTT contains these protein-coding regions:
- the LOC119998719 gene encoding protein BRICK 1-like; this translates as MARAGGITNAVNVGIAVQADWENREFISHISLNVRRLFEFLVQFDATTKSKLASLNEKLDTLERRLELLEVQVGTASANPSLFAA